One genomic segment of Odocoileus virginianus isolate 20LAN1187 ecotype Illinois chromosome 33, Ovbor_1.2, whole genome shotgun sequence includes these proteins:
- the OR2C1 gene encoding olfactory receptor 2C1, translated as MERANSSSWEGFILMGVSDYPQLEMIFFVGILFSYLLTLFGNSAIILLSSLDARLHTPMYFFLSNLSSLDLAFTTSSVPQMLINLWGADKTISYGGCVTQLYVFLWLGATECILLVVMAFDRFVAVCRPLHYPTMMNPRRCWLLAAIAWLGGLGNSVVQSTFTLQLPLCGHQRVDSFLCEVPAMIKLACVDTSLNEAVLNSVCTFFTAVPLSVILLSYCCIAQALLKIRSAEGRRKAFNTCLSHLVVVLLFYGSAVYGYLLPAKTNKQDQGKFISLFYSVVTPMVNPLIYTLRNKEVKGALRRLLGKGREVS; from the coding sequence ATGGAAAGGGCCAACAGCAGCTCCTGGGAGGGCTTCATTCTGATGGGTGTGTCTGACTACCCCCAGCTGGAGATGATCTTTTTTGTAGGCATCCTCTTCTCCTACTTGCTGACCTTGTTTGGGAACTCGGCCATCATCTTGCTTTCCAGCCTGGATGCCCGGctccacacacccatgtacttcttcctcagcaACCTCTCCTCCCTGGACCTTGCCTTTACTACTAGCTCAGTCCCCCAAATGCTGATCAACTTGTGGGGAGCAGACAAGACCATCAGCTATGGTGGCTGTGTGACCCAgctctatgttttcctctggctGGGGGCCACGGAGTGCATCCTGTTGGTGGTGATGGCGTTTGACCGCTTCGTCGCAGTGTGCCGACCCCTGCACTACCCCACCATGATGAATCCTCGGCGCTGCTGGCTGCTGGCTGCCATTGCCTGGTTGGGTGGCTTAGGCAACTCTGTGGTCCAGTCAACATTCACTCTGCAGCTCCCTTTGTGTGGGCACCAGAGGGTGGACAGCTTCCTGTGTGAGGTGCCTGCCATGATCAAACTGGCGTGTGTTGACACGAGTCTCAATGAGGCTGTGCTCAACAGCGTCTGCACATTCTTCACTGCTGTCCCACTGAGCGTCATCCTTCTCTCCTACTGCTGCATAGCTCAGGCGCTGCTGAAGATCCGCTCAGCTGAGGGGCGGAGGAAGGCCTTTAACACGTGCCTCTCCCATTTGGTGGTGGTGCTCCTCTTCTACGGTTCAGCTGTCTATGGGTATCTGCTTCCAGCCAAGACCAACAAACAGGACCAGGGCAAATTCATCTCCCTCTTCTACTCTGTGGTCACACCCATGGTGAACCCTCTCATTTACACTCTGAGGAACAAGGAGGTGAAGGGGGCGCTGAGGAGGctgctggggaagggaagagaagtcaGCTGA
- the ZSCAN32 gene encoding LOW QUALITY PROTEIN: zinc finger and SCAN domain-containing protein 32 (The sequence of the model RefSeq protein was modified relative to this genomic sequence to represent the inferred CDS: inserted 2 bases in 1 codon; deleted 1 base in 1 codon; substituted 5 bases at 5 genomic stop codons), with amino-acid sequence MHLCCAPSDNLAWIREYADTPDSKTETSRTKENRKWDDTNEEEMNGPLLRSRXVFGRSELKRGWAGTPVSGRQXGGSPGRVAETCIPAEDEPLKASYWEETCTHLLCGKNCSHRSQSSLSRHHPVPKLEKASKCHECGKSFRXSSYLVRHQRIXGEKPPKCSECGKGFSERSSLTAHLRTHTGERPYQCGECGKSFNQSXSFTVLQRTHTGEKPYXCAVCGKRFNNSFQFSTYGESTLRRAPQLRAV; translated from the exons ATGCATCTCTGCTGTGCTCCCAG TGACAACCTGGCCTGGATCAGAGAATATGCAGACACCCCAGATA GTAAGACAGAGAcatcaagaacaaaagagaatcGGAAATGGGATGAtacaaatgaagaagaaatgaacgGGCCTCTTCTGAGGTCCAGGTAAGTGTTTGGGCGCTCTGAGCTAAAAAGAGGCTGGGCAGGCACTCCAGTGTCAGGAAGGCAATGAGGAGGTTCTCCAGGGAGAGTA GCAGAAACCTGCATCCCAGCAGAGGATGAACCACTGAAAGCTTCATACTGGGAGGAGACCTGCACACATCTCCTGTGTGGGAAAAACTGCTCTCACCGCTCTCAGAGTTCTCTCTCTCGCCACCACCCAGTCCCCAAACTGGAAAAGGCTTCTAAATGTCACGAATGTGGGAAAAGCTTTAGATGAAGTTCTTATCTTGTTCGACACCAAAGAAT CGGAGAGAAACCTCCCAAGTGCAGTGAGTGTGGGAAAGGCTTCAGCGAGCGCTCCAGCCTCACCGCCCACTTGAGAACTCACACAGGGGAGAGACCCTACCAGTGTGGGGAATGTGGGAAAAGCTTCAACCAGAGCTGAAGCTTCACTGTTCTCCAGAGGACCCACACAGGGGAGAAGCCATATTAGTGTGCGGTCTGTGGGAAAAGATTCAACAACAGCTTCCAGTTCAGCACTTATGGTGAGTCCACGCTGAGGAGAGCCCCACAGTTGCGGGCAGTGTGA
- the ZNF174 gene encoding zinc finger protein 174 isoform X1, with the protein MAAKMEITLSSQSHIQASSKQERHIIAKLEEKREPPLQKDWPDPELSRQSFRRFCYQEASGPQEALSHLRQLCRQWLQPEVHTKEQILELLVLEQFLNILPAEIQARARHRCPVSSKEIVTLVEDFHRAAKGPKQWVAVCMEGQKVLLEKTGSQMGEQELPDFQPQTPRRHPREETSQAGSQDQPSPRHWEKSLLLQEPTSRLAETGDLPNPVIKPRSPALQVDSLPAEPQGKPRSYETPRMQSDNKENPQQEGAKGAKPCVLSVGRPKGSGLQSPEPRGASLSEPRLSQRQVSAPSAQKPFAHYQRHCRELEYIGAPLKNHPLRELKKSKGSRRSLSSRLQRLSHQPARAAKKPYKCDECGKSFTWNSELKRHQRVHTGERPYTCGECGNCFGRQSTLKLHQRIHTGEKPYQCGQCGKSFRQSSNLHQHHRLHHGD; encoded by the exons ATGGCGGCTAAGATGGAGATAACTTTGAGCTCGCAGTCCCATATTCAGGCTTCCTCCAAGCAGGAGAGACATATAATAGCAAAGCTAGAAGAAAAACGGGAGCCCCCTCTGCAAAAAGATTGGCCCGATCCTGAGCTCTCCCGCCAGAGTTTTAGACGGTTTTGTTATCAAGAGGCATCTGGACCCCAGGAGGCACTCTCCCACCTCCGGCAGCTGTGCCGTCAGTGGCTGCAGCCCGAGGTGCACACCAAGGAGCAGATTTTGGAGCTGTTGGTGCTGGAGCAGTTTCTGAACATCCTGCCCGCAGAGATCCAGGCTCGGGCCAGGCATCGATGTCCAGTGAGCAGCAAGGAGATCGTGACCCTGGTGGAAGATTTTCATCGAGCAGCCAAGGGACCAAAGCAGTGG GTGGCTGTTTGTATGGAGGGCCAGAAGGTGCTTTTGGAGAAAACTGGATCCCAGATGGGAGAACAGGAACTGCCAGACTTTCAACCGCAAACTCCCAGGAGACATCCCAGGGAGGAGACATCCCAGGCAGGATCTCAGGATCAGCCGAGCCCCCGTCATTGGGAAAAATCCCTGCTCCTCCAGGAACCAACCTCCAGATTGGCTGAGACAG gggatcttcccaatccagtgatcaaacccaggtctcccgcactgcaggtggattctttaccagctgagccacaagggaagcccaggtcctATG AGACCCCCAGGATGCAAAGTGACAACAAGGAGAATCCACAGCAGGAAGGGGCTAAAGGGGCAAAGCCATGTGTGTTGTCAGTGGGCAGACCGAAAGGGAGTGGCCTGCAGAGTCCCGAACCCAGAGGGGCGAGTCTGAGTGAGCCCCGGCTGTCCCAGAGGCAGGTCAGCGCCCCCAGCGCCCAGAAGCCCTTTGCTCACTACCAGAGACATTGCAGGGAACTGGAGTACATCGGCGCCCCCCTGAAAAACCACCCACTGAGAGAGCTGAAGAAGAGCAAGGGGAgcagaaggagcctgagcagtcgcCTGCAGCGTCTCAGTCACCAGCCAGCCCGCGCGGCAAAGAAACCTTACAAATGTGATGAATGTGGGAAAAGCTTCACGTGGAATTCAGAGCTGAAAAGGCACCAGCGAGTCCACACGGGGGAGAGGCCCTACACGTGTGGAGAGTGTGGGAACTGCTTTGGCCGGCAATCCACCCTGAAGCTGCACCAGCGGATCCACACCGGGGAGAAGCCATACCAGTGTGGTCAGTGTGGGAAAAGCTTTCGCCAGAGCTCCAACCTTCACCAGCATCACAGGCTCCACCATGGGGACTGA
- the ZNF174 gene encoding zinc finger protein 174 isoform X2 — translation MAAKMEITLSSQSHIQASSKQERHIIAKLEEKREPPLQKDWPDPELSRQSFRRFCYQEASGPQEALSHLRQLCRQWLQPEVHTKEQILELLVLEQFLNILPAEIQARARHRCPVSSKEIVTLVEDFHRAAKGPKQWVAVCMEGQKVLLEKTGSQMGEQELPDFQPQTPRRHPREETSQAGSQDQPSPRHWEKSLLLQEPTSRLAETETPRMQSDNKENPQQEGAKGAKPCVLSVGRPKGSGLQSPEPRGASLSEPRLSQRQVSAPSAQKPFAHYQRHCRELEYIGAPLKNHPLRELKKSKGSRRSLSSRLQRLSHQPARAAKKPYKCDECGKSFTWNSELKRHQRVHTGERPYTCGECGNCFGRQSTLKLHQRIHTGEKPYQCGQCGKSFRQSSNLHQHHRLHHGD, via the exons ATGGCGGCTAAGATGGAGATAACTTTGAGCTCGCAGTCCCATATTCAGGCTTCCTCCAAGCAGGAGAGACATATAATAGCAAAGCTAGAAGAAAAACGGGAGCCCCCTCTGCAAAAAGATTGGCCCGATCCTGAGCTCTCCCGCCAGAGTTTTAGACGGTTTTGTTATCAAGAGGCATCTGGACCCCAGGAGGCACTCTCCCACCTCCGGCAGCTGTGCCGTCAGTGGCTGCAGCCCGAGGTGCACACCAAGGAGCAGATTTTGGAGCTGTTGGTGCTGGAGCAGTTTCTGAACATCCTGCCCGCAGAGATCCAGGCTCGGGCCAGGCATCGATGTCCAGTGAGCAGCAAGGAGATCGTGACCCTGGTGGAAGATTTTCATCGAGCAGCCAAGGGACCAAAGCAGTGG GTGGCTGTTTGTATGGAGGGCCAGAAGGTGCTTTTGGAGAAAACTGGATCCCAGATGGGAGAACAGGAACTGCCAGACTTTCAACCGCAAACTCCCAGGAGACATCCCAGGGAGGAGACATCCCAGGCAGGATCTCAGGATCAGCCGAGCCCCCGTCATTGGGAAAAATCCCTGCTCCTCCAGGAACCAACCTCCAGATTGGCTGAGACAG AGACCCCCAGGATGCAAAGTGACAACAAGGAGAATCCACAGCAGGAAGGGGCTAAAGGGGCAAAGCCATGTGTGTTGTCAGTGGGCAGACCGAAAGGGAGTGGCCTGCAGAGTCCCGAACCCAGAGGGGCGAGTCTGAGTGAGCCCCGGCTGTCCCAGAGGCAGGTCAGCGCCCCCAGCGCCCAGAAGCCCTTTGCTCACTACCAGAGACATTGCAGGGAACTGGAGTACATCGGCGCCCCCCTGAAAAACCACCCACTGAGAGAGCTGAAGAAGAGCAAGGGGAgcagaaggagcctgagcagtcgcCTGCAGCGTCTCAGTCACCAGCCAGCCCGCGCGGCAAAGAAACCTTACAAATGTGATGAATGTGGGAAAAGCTTCACGTGGAATTCAGAGCTGAAAAGGCACCAGCGAGTCCACACGGGGGAGAGGCCCTACACGTGTGGAGAGTGTGGGAACTGCTTTGGCCGGCAATCCACCCTGAAGCTGCACCAGCGGATCCACACCGGGGAGAAGCCATACCAGTGTGGTCAGTGTGGGAAAAGCTTTCGCCAGAGCTCCAACCTTCACCAGCATCACAGGCTCCACCATGGGGACTGA